The Myxococcaceae bacterium JPH2 genome window below encodes:
- the ribE gene encoding 6,7-dimethyl-8-ribityllumazine synthase, whose translation MPRYFEGDFLPPKGRFAICVARFNSFITEELLKGAVDTLVRHGVADGDIDVFRCPGTYELPGLTRRVAETRQYAGMITLGAVIRGGTPHFDYVAGECAKGIGSVAFNAAAGTPATAVTFGVLTCDTVEQAIDRAGVKAGNKGAEAAVACIEMVNLFARMAAPEKKG comes from the coding sequence ATGCCTCGCTATTTCGAAGGGGATTTCCTCCCGCCCAAGGGCCGGTTCGCCATCTGCGTGGCGCGCTTCAACAGCTTCATCACCGAGGAGCTGCTGAAGGGCGCAGTGGACACGCTGGTGCGTCACGGCGTGGCGGACGGGGACATCGATGTCTTCCGCTGTCCGGGGACGTATGAGCTTCCCGGCCTCACGCGCCGCGTCGCGGAGACGCGCCAGTACGCGGGAATGATTACGCTGGGCGCCGTCATCCGGGGCGGCACGCCTCACTTCGACTACGTGGCCGGGGAGTGCGCCAAGGGCATCGGCTCGGTGGCGTTCAACGCGGCGGCGGGCACTCCGGCGACGGCGGTGACGTTCGGCGTGCTGACGTGCGATACGGTGGAGCAGGCCATTGACCGGGCGGGCGTGAAGGCGGGCAACAAGGGCGCCGAGGCCGCGGTGGCGTGCATCGAGATGGTGAATCTCTTCGCGCGCATGGCCGCGCCGGAGAAGAAGGGTTAA